In Elaeis guineensis isolate ETL-2024a chromosome 1, EG11, whole genome shotgun sequence, a genomic segment contains:
- the LOC105038971 gene encoding disease resistance protein RPP8-like isoform X4 produces the protein MSEMLLTRLRTSSKHLCSRLRDGGGAEASWAPSIGFEDDRKAIAEQLLDPKNTRRCVISIVGMGGQGKTTLAKKVYNTSEIKRNFAKYAWISVSQDYNVKDILKNVMRKVIGILEETMDRMHEDDLKEKLHEFLKDKRYLIVMDDIWSPEMWKKIASAFPDAKNGSRIIFTSRFIDVAKSADPDTPPYKLRFLDGQESWDLFLRKVFPNQDVKTSFPDNLEKLGRKLVKRCGGLPLALVVLGGMLSKKEKNPIEWSKVKKSLKWEADKDGKQCLDILALSYEGLPYDLKSCFLYLGCFPKDSEISATKLIRLWTAEGFIPARERETSDETAADYLEELVQRCMVQVVKRRSDGGVKTFRVHDLLRELCILEAKEARFLDVYSTEDQTTTSASRRVALFHYGADVLESLNSSSKFLRTLLGFNVYESYDPVMLRLHNLKLLRVIDLEGAPLRKLPKEIKSIIHLRYLGLRNSGVSKIPPSIGDLCYLQTFDVRWTRVKSLPDAFWTIRTLRHAYFTWASASPQRISAVKNLQTLKGVRCGLWIEEQLPQLTNLRNLGILGVSDSNGTMLSKSLKNLSSLVSFKLTGNPIPTDIIPALSGHEHLHVLYLSGRLSKRQQLPNSNEFPQNLTKLTLQISALEVDPMETLEKLQNLRVLRLLHGAYAGREMVCSAGGFLQLQQLQLKCLRPLENWRVEEGAMPVLIHLSIARCEELKMLPQGLRYVTTLKKLELVGMPAAFRDRVRENDGQDLAAISHVPYIIIV, from the exons ATGTCAGAGATGTTGCTTACCAGGCTGAGGACATCATCGAAACATTTATGCTCAAGATTGAGAGACGGCGGCGGCGCAGAGGCTTCATGGGCCCCGTCAATAG GTTTCGAGGATGATAGGAAAGCAATTGCAGAGCAATTACTCGATCCAAAAAATACACGGCGTTGCGTGATCTCGATAGTTGGAATGGGTGGCCAGGGCAAGACTACACTTGCTAAAAAGGTTTACAATACGAGCGAAATCAAGAGAAACTTTGCGAAATATGCGTGGATATCAGTTTCTCAGGATTATAATGTGAAAGACATTTTGAAGAACGTCATGAGGAAAGTTATAGGAATTTTAGAGGAAACAATGGATAGGATGCATGAAGATGACTTAAAAGAAAAGCTGCATGAGTTCTTGAAAGACAAGAGATATTTGATCGTAATGGATGATATATGGAGTCCAGAAATGTGGAAAAAAATTGCGTCAGCTTTTCCAGATGCGAAGAATGGAAGCAGAATCATTTTCACTTCACGCTTCATAGATGTTGCCAAATCTGCTGATCCAGATACCCCACCCTATAAGTTAAGGTTTCTAGATGGACAGGAGAGCTGGGACCTCTTTCTTAGGAAGGTTTTTCCAAATCAAGATGTTAAAACGAGCTTCCCTGACAACTTGGAGAAGTTGGGTCGAAAATTAGTGAAAAGATGTGGTGGTTTACCTCTTGCTCTTGTTGTGCTAGGAGGCATGCtatcgaaaaaagaaaaaaatcctatTGAATGGTCAAAAGTGAAGAAGAGCTTGAAATGGGAGGCAGATAAAGATGGCAAACAATGCTTAGACATACTGGCTTTGAGCTATGAAGGTTTACCATATGACCTGAAATCATGCTTTCTCTATCTTGGTTGTTTCCCCAAGGACTCAGAGATCAGTGCTACAAAACTGATTAGGTTATGGACTGCAGAAGGCTTCATTCCGGCAAGAGAGAGGGAAACTTCCGATGAAACAGCGGCAGATTACTTGGAAGAGTTAGTCCAGAGGTGCATGGTTCAAGTTGTGAAAAGGAGGTCTGACGGGGGTGTTAAGACCTTCCGTGTTCATGATCTCCTGCGTGAATTGTGCATATTGGAAGCAAAAGAGGCTCGATTTCTGGACGTTTATAGCACTGAAGATCAGACAACCACAAGTGCTTCACGCCGTGTGGCTTTATTCCACTACGGTGCCGATGTACTGGAGTCTCTTAATTCTTCTTCTAAATTCCTGCGCACTCTCTTAGGCTTCAATGTGTATGAAAGCTATGATCCTGTAATGCTGAGGCTACACAATCTGAAGTTGCTGAGAGTGATTGATCTGGAAGGGGCTCCACTCCGGAAGCTGCCCAAGGAAATCAAAAGCATAATCCATTTGAGATATTTGGGCCTGAGAAACTCCGGGGTGTCAAAGATTCCACCATCCATAGGAGATCTTTGCTATTTACAAACTTTTGATGTAAGGTGGACTCGTGTCAAGTCTTTGCCCGATGCATTTTGGACGATTCGTACACTCAGGCACGCATACTTTACTTGGGCAAGTGCGAGCCCACAAAGGATCAGTGCTGTAAAGAATCTGCAGACCTTGAAGGGGGTACGTTGTGGACTATGGATTGAGGAGCAACTGCCGCAACTGACTAATCTTCGGAACCTTGGGATACTTGGAGTTTCAGATTCAAATGGAACGATGCTGTCCAAGTCACTCAAGAACCTAAGTTCTCTAGTTTCATTTAAACTCACCGGAAATCCGATCCCTACGGACATCATTCCGGCCTTATCAGGACATGAGCACCTTCATGTTTTGTATCTAAGTGGACGTTTGTCAAAGAGGCAACAATTACCCAACAGCAATGAATTCCCTCAAAACCTCACCAAGCTCACATTGCAGATATCGGCTCTAGAAGTGGACCCAATGGAAACCCTGGAGAAGCTGCAAAACCTTAGAGTTCTTAGATTGCTGCATGGGGCATATGCAGGGAGAGAGATGGTTTGCTCTGCAGGTGGCTTCTTGCAGCTGCAACAGTTGCAGCTCAAATGTCTGAGGCCACTGGAAAATTGGAGGGTGGAAGAGGGGGCGATGCCTGTTCTCATCCACTTGTCTATTGCTCGATGTGAGGAACTGAAGATGCTTCCACAAGGACTAAGATATGTCACGACCCTTAAGAAGCTGGAGCTGGTGGGTATGCCCGCAGCATTTCGTGATAGAGTTCGAGAAAATGATGGCCAGGATTTGGCAGCAATAAGTCATGTTCCTTACATCATCATAGTATGA
- the LOC105038971 gene encoding disease resistance protein RPP8-like isoform X3, with the protein MSEMLLTRLRTSSKHLCSRLRDGGGAEASWAPSIGESGSSYAEESVQARRRILPHDDDSHVVGFEDDRKAIAEQLLDPKNTRRCVISIVGMGGQGKTTLAKKVYNTSEIKRNFAKYAWISVSQDYNVKDILKNVMRKVIGILEETMDRMHEDDLKEKLHEFLKDKRYLIVMDDIWSPEMWKKIASAFPDAKNGSRIIFTSRFIDVAKSADPDTPPYKLRFLDGQESWDLFLRKVFPNQDVKTSFPDNLEKLGRKLVKRCGGLPLALVVLGGMLSKKEKNPIEWSKVKKSLKWEADKDGKQCLDILALSYEGLPYDLKSCFLYLGCFPKDSEISATKLIRLWTAEGFIPARERETSDETAADYLEELVQRCMVQVVKRRSDGGVKTFRVHDLLRELCILEAKEARFLDVYSTEDQTTTSASRRVALFHYGADVLESLNSSSKFLRTLLGFNVYESYDPVMLRLHNLKLLRVIDLEGAPLRKLPKEIKSIIHLRYLGLRNSGVSKIPPSIGDLCYLQTFDVRWTRVKSLPDAFWTIRTLRHAYFTWASASPQRISAVKNLQTLKGVRCGLWIEEQLPQLTNLRNLGILGVSDSNGTMLSKSLKNLSSLVSFKLTGNPIPTDIIPALSGHEHLHVLYLSGRLSKRQQLPNSNEFPQNLTKLTLQISALEVDPMETLEKLQNLRVLRLLHGAYAGREMVCSAGGFLQLQQLQLKCLRPLENWRVEEGAMPVLIHLSIARCEELKMLPQGLRYVTTLKKLELVGMPAAFRDRVRENDGQDLAAISHVPYIIIV; encoded by the exons ATGTCAGAGATGTTGCTTACCAGGCTGAGGACATCATCGAAACATTTATGCTCAAGATTGAGAGACGGCGGCGGCGCAGAGGCTTCATGGGCCCCGTCAATAG GTGAAAGTGGGAGTAGCTATGCAGAGGAGAGTGTGCAAGCACGGCGGCGGATATTACCACATGATGATGATTCACATGTTGTAGGTTTCGAGGATGATAGGAAAGCAATTGCAGAGCAATTACTCGATCCAAAAAATACACGGCGTTGCGTGATCTCGATAGTTGGAATGGGTGGCCAGGGCAAGACTACACTTGCTAAAAAGGTTTACAATACGAGCGAAATCAAGAGAAACTTTGCGAAATATGCGTGGATATCAGTTTCTCAGGATTATAATGTGAAAGACATTTTGAAGAACGTCATGAGGAAAGTTATAGGAATTTTAGAGGAAACAATGGATAGGATGCATGAAGATGACTTAAAAGAAAAGCTGCATGAGTTCTTGAAAGACAAGAGATATTTGATCGTAATGGATGATATATGGAGTCCAGAAATGTGGAAAAAAATTGCGTCAGCTTTTCCAGATGCGAAGAATGGAAGCAGAATCATTTTCACTTCACGCTTCATAGATGTTGCCAAATCTGCTGATCCAGATACCCCACCCTATAAGTTAAGGTTTCTAGATGGACAGGAGAGCTGGGACCTCTTTCTTAGGAAGGTTTTTCCAAATCAAGATGTTAAAACGAGCTTCCCTGACAACTTGGAGAAGTTGGGTCGAAAATTAGTGAAAAGATGTGGTGGTTTACCTCTTGCTCTTGTTGTGCTAGGAGGCATGCtatcgaaaaaagaaaaaaatcctatTGAATGGTCAAAAGTGAAGAAGAGCTTGAAATGGGAGGCAGATAAAGATGGCAAACAATGCTTAGACATACTGGCTTTGAGCTATGAAGGTTTACCATATGACCTGAAATCATGCTTTCTCTATCTTGGTTGTTTCCCCAAGGACTCAGAGATCAGTGCTACAAAACTGATTAGGTTATGGACTGCAGAAGGCTTCATTCCGGCAAGAGAGAGGGAAACTTCCGATGAAACAGCGGCAGATTACTTGGAAGAGTTAGTCCAGAGGTGCATGGTTCAAGTTGTGAAAAGGAGGTCTGACGGGGGTGTTAAGACCTTCCGTGTTCATGATCTCCTGCGTGAATTGTGCATATTGGAAGCAAAAGAGGCTCGATTTCTGGACGTTTATAGCACTGAAGATCAGACAACCACAAGTGCTTCACGCCGTGTGGCTTTATTCCACTACGGTGCCGATGTACTGGAGTCTCTTAATTCTTCTTCTAAATTCCTGCGCACTCTCTTAGGCTTCAATGTGTATGAAAGCTATGATCCTGTAATGCTGAGGCTACACAATCTGAAGTTGCTGAGAGTGATTGATCTGGAAGGGGCTCCACTCCGGAAGCTGCCCAAGGAAATCAAAAGCATAATCCATTTGAGATATTTGGGCCTGAGAAACTCCGGGGTGTCAAAGATTCCACCATCCATAGGAGATCTTTGCTATTTACAAACTTTTGATGTAAGGTGGACTCGTGTCAAGTCTTTGCCCGATGCATTTTGGACGATTCGTACACTCAGGCACGCATACTTTACTTGGGCAAGTGCGAGCCCACAAAGGATCAGTGCTGTAAAGAATCTGCAGACCTTGAAGGGGGTACGTTGTGGACTATGGATTGAGGAGCAACTGCCGCAACTGACTAATCTTCGGAACCTTGGGATACTTGGAGTTTCAGATTCAAATGGAACGATGCTGTCCAAGTCACTCAAGAACCTAAGTTCTCTAGTTTCATTTAAACTCACCGGAAATCCGATCCCTACGGACATCATTCCGGCCTTATCAGGACATGAGCACCTTCATGTTTTGTATCTAAGTGGACGTTTGTCAAAGAGGCAACAATTACCCAACAGCAATGAATTCCCTCAAAACCTCACCAAGCTCACATTGCAGATATCGGCTCTAGAAGTGGACCCAATGGAAACCCTGGAGAAGCTGCAAAACCTTAGAGTTCTTAGATTGCTGCATGGGGCATATGCAGGGAGAGAGATGGTTTGCTCTGCAGGTGGCTTCTTGCAGCTGCAACAGTTGCAGCTCAAATGTCTGAGGCCACTGGAAAATTGGAGGGTGGAAGAGGGGGCGATGCCTGTTCTCATCCACTTGTCTATTGCTCGATGTGAGGAACTGAAGATGCTTCCACAAGGACTAAGATATGTCACGACCCTTAAGAAGCTGGAGCTGGTGGGTATGCCCGCAGCATTTCGTGATAGAGTTCGAGAAAATGATGGCCAGGATTTGGCAGCAATAAGTCATGTTCCTTACATCATCATAGTATGA
- the LOC105038971 gene encoding putative disease resistance protein At1g50180 isoform X1: MAQAIVSVVVRKLGDFLVQEAQFLYRVRDQVEWIEGELRQIQCFLEDADRKENRSDEGVKNWVRDVRDVAYQAEDIIETFMLKIERRRRRRGFMGPVNRYALTLGELIACYGTGLDISEIKARILDISDRRARYGIANIGESGSSYAEESVQARRRILPHDDDSHVVGFEDDRKAIAEQLLDPKNTRRCVISIVGMGGQGKTTLAKKVYNTSEIKRNFAKYAWISVSQDYNVKDILKNVMRKVIGILEETMDRMHEDDLKEKLHEFLKDKRYLIVMDDIWSPEMWKKIASAFPDAKNGSRIIFTSRFIDVAKSADPDTPPYKLRFLDGQESWDLFLRKVFPNQDVKTSFPDNLEKLGRKLVKRCGGLPLALVVLGGMLSKKEKNPIEWSKVKKSLKWEADKDGKQCLDILALSYEGLPYDLKSCFLYLGCFPKDSEISATKLIRLWTAEGFIPARERETSDETAADYLEELVQRCMVQVVKRRSDGGVKTFRVHDLLRELCILEAKEARFLDVYSTEDQTTTSASRRVALFHYGADVLESLNSSSKFLRTLLGFNVYESYDPVMLRLHNLKLLRVIDLEGAPLRKLPKEIKSIIHLRYLGLRNSGVSKIPPSIGDLCYLQTFDVRWTRVKSLPDAFWTIRTLRHAYFTWASASPQRISAVKNLQTLKGVRCGLWIEEQLPQLTNLRNLGILGVSDSNGTMLSKSLKNLSSLVSFKLTGNPIPTDIIPALSGHEHLHVLYLSGRLSKRQQLPNSNEFPQNLTKLTLQISALEVDPMETLEKLQNLRVLRLLHGAYAGREMVCSAGGFLQLQQLQLKCLRPLENWRVEEGAMPVLIHLSIARCEELKMLPQGLRYVTTLKKLELVGMPAAFRDRVRENDGQDLAAISHVPYIIIV; this comes from the coding sequence ATGGCCCAGGCAATTGTTTCTGTTGTGGTGCGAAAACTTGGAGACTTCCTAGTCCAAGAAGCCCAATTCTTGTATCGAGTCCGTGATCAAGTCGAGTGGATAGAAGGTGAATTGCGGCAAATTCAATGCTTCTTGGAGGACGCTGACCGCAAAGAGAACCGGAGCGATGAGGGAGTGAAGAACTGGGTGAGAGATGTCAGAGATGTTGCTTACCAGGCTGAGGACATCATCGAAACATTTATGCTCAAGATTGAGAGACGGCGGCGGCGCAGAGGCTTCATGGGCCCCGTCAATAGGTATGCCCTTACCTTGGGTGAATTAATAGCTTGTTATGGAACTGGCTTAGATATTTCAGAGATAAAGGCAAGGATCCTTGACATCTCTGATCGTAGAGCTCGATATGGCATCGCCAATATAGGTGAAAGTGGGAGTAGCTATGCAGAGGAGAGTGTGCAAGCACGGCGGCGGATATTACCACATGATGATGATTCACATGTTGTAGGTTTCGAGGATGATAGGAAAGCAATTGCAGAGCAATTACTCGATCCAAAAAATACACGGCGTTGCGTGATCTCGATAGTTGGAATGGGTGGCCAGGGCAAGACTACACTTGCTAAAAAGGTTTACAATACGAGCGAAATCAAGAGAAACTTTGCGAAATATGCGTGGATATCAGTTTCTCAGGATTATAATGTGAAAGACATTTTGAAGAACGTCATGAGGAAAGTTATAGGAATTTTAGAGGAAACAATGGATAGGATGCATGAAGATGACTTAAAAGAAAAGCTGCATGAGTTCTTGAAAGACAAGAGATATTTGATCGTAATGGATGATATATGGAGTCCAGAAATGTGGAAAAAAATTGCGTCAGCTTTTCCAGATGCGAAGAATGGAAGCAGAATCATTTTCACTTCACGCTTCATAGATGTTGCCAAATCTGCTGATCCAGATACCCCACCCTATAAGTTAAGGTTTCTAGATGGACAGGAGAGCTGGGACCTCTTTCTTAGGAAGGTTTTTCCAAATCAAGATGTTAAAACGAGCTTCCCTGACAACTTGGAGAAGTTGGGTCGAAAATTAGTGAAAAGATGTGGTGGTTTACCTCTTGCTCTTGTTGTGCTAGGAGGCATGCtatcgaaaaaagaaaaaaatcctatTGAATGGTCAAAAGTGAAGAAGAGCTTGAAATGGGAGGCAGATAAAGATGGCAAACAATGCTTAGACATACTGGCTTTGAGCTATGAAGGTTTACCATATGACCTGAAATCATGCTTTCTCTATCTTGGTTGTTTCCCCAAGGACTCAGAGATCAGTGCTACAAAACTGATTAGGTTATGGACTGCAGAAGGCTTCATTCCGGCAAGAGAGAGGGAAACTTCCGATGAAACAGCGGCAGATTACTTGGAAGAGTTAGTCCAGAGGTGCATGGTTCAAGTTGTGAAAAGGAGGTCTGACGGGGGTGTTAAGACCTTCCGTGTTCATGATCTCCTGCGTGAATTGTGCATATTGGAAGCAAAAGAGGCTCGATTTCTGGACGTTTATAGCACTGAAGATCAGACAACCACAAGTGCTTCACGCCGTGTGGCTTTATTCCACTACGGTGCCGATGTACTGGAGTCTCTTAATTCTTCTTCTAAATTCCTGCGCACTCTCTTAGGCTTCAATGTGTATGAAAGCTATGATCCTGTAATGCTGAGGCTACACAATCTGAAGTTGCTGAGAGTGATTGATCTGGAAGGGGCTCCACTCCGGAAGCTGCCCAAGGAAATCAAAAGCATAATCCATTTGAGATATTTGGGCCTGAGAAACTCCGGGGTGTCAAAGATTCCACCATCCATAGGAGATCTTTGCTATTTACAAACTTTTGATGTAAGGTGGACTCGTGTCAAGTCTTTGCCCGATGCATTTTGGACGATTCGTACACTCAGGCACGCATACTTTACTTGGGCAAGTGCGAGCCCACAAAGGATCAGTGCTGTAAAGAATCTGCAGACCTTGAAGGGGGTACGTTGTGGACTATGGATTGAGGAGCAACTGCCGCAACTGACTAATCTTCGGAACCTTGGGATACTTGGAGTTTCAGATTCAAATGGAACGATGCTGTCCAAGTCACTCAAGAACCTAAGTTCTCTAGTTTCATTTAAACTCACCGGAAATCCGATCCCTACGGACATCATTCCGGCCTTATCAGGACATGAGCACCTTCATGTTTTGTATCTAAGTGGACGTTTGTCAAAGAGGCAACAATTACCCAACAGCAATGAATTCCCTCAAAACCTCACCAAGCTCACATTGCAGATATCGGCTCTAGAAGTGGACCCAATGGAAACCCTGGAGAAGCTGCAAAACCTTAGAGTTCTTAGATTGCTGCATGGGGCATATGCAGGGAGAGAGATGGTTTGCTCTGCAGGTGGCTTCTTGCAGCTGCAACAGTTGCAGCTCAAATGTCTGAGGCCACTGGAAAATTGGAGGGTGGAAGAGGGGGCGATGCCTGTTCTCATCCACTTGTCTATTGCTCGATGTGAGGAACTGAAGATGCTTCCACAAGGACTAAGATATGTCACGACCCTTAAGAAGCTGGAGCTGGTGGGTATGCCCGCAGCATTTCGTGATAGAGTTCGAGAAAATGATGGCCAGGATTTGGCAGCAATAAGTCATGTTCCTTACATCATCATAGTATGA
- the LOC105038971 gene encoding putative disease resistance protein At1g50180 isoform X2, which yields MAQAIVSVVVRKLGDFLVQEAQFLYRVRDQVEWIEGELRQIQCFLEDADRKENRSDEGVKNWVRDVRDVAYQAEDIIETFMLKIERRRRRRGFMGPVNRARYGIANIGESGSSYAEESVQARRRILPHDDDSHVVGFEDDRKAIAEQLLDPKNTRRCVISIVGMGGQGKTTLAKKVYNTSEIKRNFAKYAWISVSQDYNVKDILKNVMRKVIGILEETMDRMHEDDLKEKLHEFLKDKRYLIVMDDIWSPEMWKKIASAFPDAKNGSRIIFTSRFIDVAKSADPDTPPYKLRFLDGQESWDLFLRKVFPNQDVKTSFPDNLEKLGRKLVKRCGGLPLALVVLGGMLSKKEKNPIEWSKVKKSLKWEADKDGKQCLDILALSYEGLPYDLKSCFLYLGCFPKDSEISATKLIRLWTAEGFIPARERETSDETAADYLEELVQRCMVQVVKRRSDGGVKTFRVHDLLRELCILEAKEARFLDVYSTEDQTTTSASRRVALFHYGADVLESLNSSSKFLRTLLGFNVYESYDPVMLRLHNLKLLRVIDLEGAPLRKLPKEIKSIIHLRYLGLRNSGVSKIPPSIGDLCYLQTFDVRWTRVKSLPDAFWTIRTLRHAYFTWASASPQRISAVKNLQTLKGVRCGLWIEEQLPQLTNLRNLGILGVSDSNGTMLSKSLKNLSSLVSFKLTGNPIPTDIIPALSGHEHLHVLYLSGRLSKRQQLPNSNEFPQNLTKLTLQISALEVDPMETLEKLQNLRVLRLLHGAYAGREMVCSAGGFLQLQQLQLKCLRPLENWRVEEGAMPVLIHLSIARCEELKMLPQGLRYVTTLKKLELVGMPAAFRDRVRENDGQDLAAISHVPYIIIV from the exons ATGGCCCAGGCAATTGTTTCTGTTGTGGTGCGAAAACTTGGAGACTTCCTAGTCCAAGAAGCCCAATTCTTGTATCGAGTCCGTGATCAAGTCGAGTGGATAGAAGGTGAATTGCGGCAAATTCAATGCTTCTTGGAGGACGCTGACCGCAAAGAGAACCGGAGCGATGAGGGAGTGAAGAACTGGGTGAGAGATGTCAGAGATGTTGCTTACCAGGCTGAGGACATCATCGAAACATTTATGCTCAAGATTGAGAGACGGCGGCGGCGCAGAGGCTTCATGGGCCCCGTCAATAG AGCTCGATATGGCATCGCCAATATAGGTGAAAGTGGGAGTAGCTATGCAGAGGAGAGTGTGCAAGCACGGCGGCGGATATTACCACATGATGATGATTCACATGTTGTAGGTTTCGAGGATGATAGGAAAGCAATTGCAGAGCAATTACTCGATCCAAAAAATACACGGCGTTGCGTGATCTCGATAGTTGGAATGGGTGGCCAGGGCAAGACTACACTTGCTAAAAAGGTTTACAATACGAGCGAAATCAAGAGAAACTTTGCGAAATATGCGTGGATATCAGTTTCTCAGGATTATAATGTGAAAGACATTTTGAAGAACGTCATGAGGAAAGTTATAGGAATTTTAGAGGAAACAATGGATAGGATGCATGAAGATGACTTAAAAGAAAAGCTGCATGAGTTCTTGAAAGACAAGAGATATTTGATCGTAATGGATGATATATGGAGTCCAGAAATGTGGAAAAAAATTGCGTCAGCTTTTCCAGATGCGAAGAATGGAAGCAGAATCATTTTCACTTCACGCTTCATAGATGTTGCCAAATCTGCTGATCCAGATACCCCACCCTATAAGTTAAGGTTTCTAGATGGACAGGAGAGCTGGGACCTCTTTCTTAGGAAGGTTTTTCCAAATCAAGATGTTAAAACGAGCTTCCCTGACAACTTGGAGAAGTTGGGTCGAAAATTAGTGAAAAGATGTGGTGGTTTACCTCTTGCTCTTGTTGTGCTAGGAGGCATGCtatcgaaaaaagaaaaaaatcctatTGAATGGTCAAAAGTGAAGAAGAGCTTGAAATGGGAGGCAGATAAAGATGGCAAACAATGCTTAGACATACTGGCTTTGAGCTATGAAGGTTTACCATATGACCTGAAATCATGCTTTCTCTATCTTGGTTGTTTCCCCAAGGACTCAGAGATCAGTGCTACAAAACTGATTAGGTTATGGACTGCAGAAGGCTTCATTCCGGCAAGAGAGAGGGAAACTTCCGATGAAACAGCGGCAGATTACTTGGAAGAGTTAGTCCAGAGGTGCATGGTTCAAGTTGTGAAAAGGAGGTCTGACGGGGGTGTTAAGACCTTCCGTGTTCATGATCTCCTGCGTGAATTGTGCATATTGGAAGCAAAAGAGGCTCGATTTCTGGACGTTTATAGCACTGAAGATCAGACAACCACAAGTGCTTCACGCCGTGTGGCTTTATTCCACTACGGTGCCGATGTACTGGAGTCTCTTAATTCTTCTTCTAAATTCCTGCGCACTCTCTTAGGCTTCAATGTGTATGAAAGCTATGATCCTGTAATGCTGAGGCTACACAATCTGAAGTTGCTGAGAGTGATTGATCTGGAAGGGGCTCCACTCCGGAAGCTGCCCAAGGAAATCAAAAGCATAATCCATTTGAGATATTTGGGCCTGAGAAACTCCGGGGTGTCAAAGATTCCACCATCCATAGGAGATCTTTGCTATTTACAAACTTTTGATGTAAGGTGGACTCGTGTCAAGTCTTTGCCCGATGCATTTTGGACGATTCGTACACTCAGGCACGCATACTTTACTTGGGCAAGTGCGAGCCCACAAAGGATCAGTGCTGTAAAGAATCTGCAGACCTTGAAGGGGGTACGTTGTGGACTATGGATTGAGGAGCAACTGCCGCAACTGACTAATCTTCGGAACCTTGGGATACTTGGAGTTTCAGATTCAAATGGAACGATGCTGTCCAAGTCACTCAAGAACCTAAGTTCTCTAGTTTCATTTAAACTCACCGGAAATCCGATCCCTACGGACATCATTCCGGCCTTATCAGGACATGAGCACCTTCATGTTTTGTATCTAAGTGGACGTTTGTCAAAGAGGCAACAATTACCCAACAGCAATGAATTCCCTCAAAACCTCACCAAGCTCACATTGCAGATATCGGCTCTAGAAGTGGACCCAATGGAAACCCTGGAGAAGCTGCAAAACCTTAGAGTTCTTAGATTGCTGCATGGGGCATATGCAGGGAGAGAGATGGTTTGCTCTGCAGGTGGCTTCTTGCAGCTGCAACAGTTGCAGCTCAAATGTCTGAGGCCACTGGAAAATTGGAGGGTGGAAGAGGGGGCGATGCCTGTTCTCATCCACTTGTCTATTGCTCGATGTGAGGAACTGAAGATGCTTCCACAAGGACTAAGATATGTCACGACCCTTAAGAAGCTGGAGCTGGTGGGTATGCCCGCAGCATTTCGTGATAGAGTTCGAGAAAATGATGGCCAGGATTTGGCAGCAATAAGTCATGTTCCTTACATCATCATAGTATGA